Proteins encoded by one window of Elaeis guineensis isolate ETL-2024a chromosome 12, EG11, whole genome shotgun sequence:
- the LOC105055697 gene encoding protein CUP-SHAPED COTYLEDON 3-like, with the protein MGLRDIESTLPRGFRFYPSDEELVCHYLYKKVANERVSGGTMVEVDLHTREPWELPDVAKLSANEWYFFSFRDRKYATGSRTNRATKSGYWKATGKDRTIYDPTTHAIVGMRKTLVFYRGRAPNGIKTSWVMHEFRLENPYTPPKEDWVLCRVFYKMKGDSVNYSLENDQDNNIGFSSSHLEPSPLNDHPMPDGCDERMGSSFPAVPYQEGNSSNTFLNLALLHSNCLDFPQEVDGTTMVGVDSGGGDDDFGRLMLDVGMEDHDVVKGAGMANTESMKFHGGNDQLFF; encoded by the exons ATGGGTCTGAGGGATATAGAGTCCACTCTCCCACGAGGGTTTAGGTTCTACCCAAGTGATGAGGAGTTGGTCTGCCACTATCTCTACAAGAAGGTGGCCAATGAACGAGTCTCTGGAGGAACCATGGTGGAGGTGGATTTGCATACTCGCGAGCCATGGGAGCTTCCAG ATGTGGCCAAGCTAAGTGCGAATGAGTGGTACTTTTTCAGCTTCCGCGACCGCAAGTATGCCACTGGCTCACGCACAAATCGGGCGACCAAGTCTGGATATTGGAAGGCAACTGGGAAAGATCGTACGATCTACGACCCTACAACCCATGCGATTGTGGGGATGAGGAAGACACTGGTCTTCTATCGTGGAAGAGCTCCGAATGGGATAAAGACCAGTTGGGTCATGCACGAGTTTCGGCTAGAAAATCCATACACACCCCCAAAG GAAGACTGGGTGCTGTGCAGAGTTTTTTACAAGATGAAGGGGGACTCAGTGAACTACAGCCTGGAGAACGATCAGGACAACAACATTGGCTTCTCCTCGTCACATTTGGAGCCATCCCCTCTGAATGACCATCCCATGCCAGATGGGTGCGATGAGAGGATGGGCTCATCATTCCCTGCTGTCCCATATCAGGAGGGCAACAGCTCCAACACCTTCCTCAATTTGGCACTATTGCACTCGAACTGCCTTGATTTCCCGCAGGAGGTGGACGGCACGACCATGGTGGGAGTGGACTCAGGAGGTGGCGACGATGATTTCGGCCGGTTGATGCTAGATGTGGGCATGGAAGACCATGACGTGGTGAAGGGTGCTGGAATGGCAAATACGGAAAGTATGAAGTTCCACGGAGGCAATGATCAGCTTTTCTTCTGA
- the LOC105055698 gene encoding uncharacterized protein isoform X3 translates to MMRAQFPNIEKVATQPFILRSQLYSSVKDRTQVDRNLESLKEEKALRLFKLNTGQDDHAIMFLDDYLKQVALAVKRLEIKNQQDIEVFEWFKKYVIETKLDVSIDHQELCSLLSCGGEVKDKHVTLLIGAGLLNRQLIDPNVYWFTIPNIGSILKGLSQGRKELLSFLNRRKFKEMLLAPLEKKQLRFSPLDMRFHLRDLIGSGHLKTVQTPTGLLVRVSKD, encoded by the exons GTTGCCACGCAGCCTTTCATCTTACGTTCACAATTGTATAGTAGCGTAAAGGACCGGACACAAGTGGATAGAAACCTGGAG TCATTGAAGGAGGAGAAGGCCCTGCGCTTATTCAAACTAAATACTGGCCAAGATGATCATGCGATAATGTTCTTAGATGATTACCTCAAACAG GTGGCACTTGCTGTGAAGAGGTTAGAGATAAAAAATCAACAAGATATTGAGGTTTTTGAGTGGTTCAAGAAATATGTTATCGAGACAAAATTGGATGTTAGCATAGACCATCAGGAGTTG TGCTCACTCTTGTCATGTGGAGGTGAAGTGAAAGACAAACATGTTACACTTTTAATTGGTGCTGGTCTCCTT AATCGCCAGTTGATTGATCCAAATGTGTACTGGTTCACAATTCCAAATATTGGGTCGATATTGAAGGGTCTCTCACAA GGAAGAAAGGAGCTCCTCTCATTCTTAAATCGTAGAAAATTCAAAGAGATGCTGCTTGCTCCTTTGGAGAAGAAACAGCTGCGCTTTTCTCCTCTTGATATGCGGTTCCATCTTCGAGATCTTATTGGGTCTGGTCACCTGAAAACAGTTCAAACCCCAACCGGGTTACTTGTCCGAGTCTCAAAAGATTAA